One part of the Pelodiscus sinensis isolate JC-2024 unplaced genomic scaffold, ASM4963464v1 ctg185, whole genome shotgun sequence genome encodes these proteins:
- the LOC102443745 gene encoding zymogen granule membrane protein 16 isoform X2, with amino-acid sequence MSWPWRSGDAEGPRLRMLLQVLLVSLALLGHSAAERTGHKRHSFSGEYGSGSGTPFSYSGLHRRGVITALRVWEYSCSYIAGIQLQFAYTWGQAFGGERGTKHEVSLLRGERITQVSGKHSTYIYQLIISTNKGRIFFFGQPYGVSFNAIPEEPVEFLDFITGHHNGAALTGIGMHWAGPRRRGGRRAMVPVAGRSPGYPFE; translated from the exons GATGCTGCTGCAAGTCCTGCTGGtcagcctggccctgctggggcacTCGGCCGCCGAGCGCACAG GCCACAAGCGACACTCCTTCTCGGGGGAGTACGGCTCCGGCTCGGGGACCCCGTTCTCCTACTCGGGGCTGCACCGACGGGGCGTCATCACAGCCCTGCGGGTCTGGGAGTACTCCTGCAGCTACATCGCCGG catCCAGCTCCAGTTTGCCTACACCTGGGGCCAGGCGTTCGGGGGCGAGCGGGGGACGAAGCACGAGGTGAGCCTGCTGCGGGGCGAGCGGATCACGCAGGTCTCCGGCAAACACTCCACCTACATCTACCAGCTCATCATCTCCACCAACAAGGGCCGCATCTTCTTCTTCGGCCAGCCCTACGGGGTCAGCTTCAACGCCATCCCCGAGGAGCCCGTCGAGTTCCTGGACTTCATCACCGGGCACCACAACGGAGCGGCCCTCACGGGCATCGGCATGCACTGGGCCGGCCCTCGCAggcggggggggcgccgggccATGGTCCCAGTGGCAGGGCGTTCCCCAGGCTATCCCTTTGAATAG
- the LOC102443745 gene encoding zymogen granule membrane protein 16 isoform X3 encodes MLLQVLLVSLALLGHSAAERTGHKRHSFSGEYGSGSGTPFSYSGLHRRGVITALRVWEYSCSYIAGIQLQFAYTWGQAFGGERGTKHEVSLLRGERITQVSGKHSTYIYQLIISTNKGRIFFFGQPYGVSFNAIPEEPVEFLDFITGHHNGAALTGIGMHWAGPRRRGGRRAMVPVAGRSPGYPFE; translated from the exons ATGCTGCTGCAAGTCCTGCTGGtcagcctggccctgctggggcacTCGGCCGCCGAGCGCACAG GCCACAAGCGACACTCCTTCTCGGGGGAGTACGGCTCCGGCTCGGGGACCCCGTTCTCCTACTCGGGGCTGCACCGACGGGGCGTCATCACAGCCCTGCGGGTCTGGGAGTACTCCTGCAGCTACATCGCCGG catCCAGCTCCAGTTTGCCTACACCTGGGGCCAGGCGTTCGGGGGCGAGCGGGGGACGAAGCACGAGGTGAGCCTGCTGCGGGGCGAGCGGATCACGCAGGTCTCCGGCAAACACTCCACCTACATCTACCAGCTCATCATCTCCACCAACAAGGGCCGCATCTTCTTCTTCGGCCAGCCCTACGGGGTCAGCTTCAACGCCATCCCCGAGGAGCCCGTCGAGTTCCTGGACTTCATCACCGGGCACCACAACGGAGCGGCCCTCACGGGCATCGGCATGCACTGGGCCGGCCCTCGCAggcggggggggcgccgggccATGGTCCCAGTGGCAGGGCGTTCCCCAGGCTATCCCTTTGAATAG